The stretch of DNA TGAGTCTCTACCGATCAACCATTAAAGCCGTCATGGCATTTGCCGTTTTGGCCTGCATCTCCACGCTGGCTGCTGCTGACGAACCGCGAATTGATTTTACCGCCGTGTTGGATGCGATTGAGGTTCCCGACGATATCGAACTGGGGAAATGCTCCGGCGTCGGTGTCGACAAGCAAGGTCGTATTTTTCTACTACATCGCGGCAAGCGGCCGGTTTTGAGCTTCGATAAAACGGGCAAGTTCCTGCGTGCGTTTGGTGACGATTACGTGGCCACCGGGCATGGGTTGAAAGTCGATCAACAAGGGCATGTGTGGGTGACCTGCACCGAGCAGCATATGGTTTACAAATTCAATGGCGACGGCAAATTGCTGTTAGCCCTGGGGCAAATCGACAAACCGGGCACGGGCAGCGATCCGCCGCAATTCGATCAACCGACCGACGTCGCTATCGGCCCCCAGGGCGAGATCTACGTCGCCGATGGTTACGGGAACAGCCGGATGGTCAAGTTTTCCCCTGAGGGAAAATTTCTGGCAACGTGGGGACAAGCGGGCGAACAACCGGGGCAGTTTCATGCTCCGCACCAAGTGGTCGTCGATTCCGACGGTCAGGTGATCGTCGCTGATCGTGACAACAATCGCCTGCAGGTTTTTGACGGAAACGGAAAATTCCTCAAAGCCTATCCCGTGAAGACGGCCTTCGGCGTGGCGCTGGATCGCGACGGCGTGCTGTTTGCCTGTAGCGGGGACAAGATTCACCAACTCAACAAATCGGGCAGCGTGGTTAAGTCGTGGGGCGAAGAAGGTAGCGGCCCGCTGGAGTTCGGCATCGGCCATCAAATCGCCATCGACCGCGCGGGGAATCTTTATGTCGCCGAAGTAGGTAGCAAACGTCTACAGAAACTAAGGCGGCACAGCCGCTAGGTGCGAGCTTCCGCTCGGAGTTGAATAGGCCGCTCCCGTTGGTCGCTGCGCCTTTTTAAACCGGTCTCCGGGAGGGCAAGGCCGAGCCACGCACTATCAAGTGGCGATGCGTGGTCTAGCATGACACCGTCTAGTCAATGGGGATTAGAATGAGGCAACAACGGTAACTAGGCGATCACGACTGTTACAGACCGAGATAGCACCCAGTAGTGATCGATCCGAGTTTTCAGGATTTTCCCTTGCCTTCCAGTAGATAGAGACAGAGGATGACGACAGTGTACTGTGACGAATAGGGTCAGCGTTTCTTTCTTCGGCACAACTTGTCATTCAGCTCCCATTCTACGGACACAATCGTTCGCAATGAAAACCACTCCAACACTCAGCATGCTGATATTCGTTGGCTTGCTGGTGATAGCCGCGTTTTATGTGTTTCAATTTCGCAATACTTCGCACCTGCCAAGCATTGTCAATCAGCCAAGTCCAGATGAGCCATTTGTGTGGCCTGCCAATACCACACTTGAAGCGACCGAAGAGATTATCGTTATCCTTCCCGGTGACATTGTTGCAGACAACGAGACCATCGGTTCGGTAATACAGACATCAAGTCCAGACACGCGAATTGCCTTTGATCCGCCCGATGGTTCTCCAGCATTCCGATCAATTTCGCTGTGGCTGATGCCTGGGGTACGGCTAAAACTTACCAAAACGGCTAACGTCCGATTTCAAACGCCAGACGGTCAATCTGGAACAGGCGAGTCCTACATGAAAGTTGTAAGAGACCCGTAATCGCTGTCTTTTTCTAATGGTCTCTCCTGAGGCCCATTTATAACTCGCCACCTGCACCTTGCCTCGCCTCTAGTAGGAAAACGAAATTCCGCATTTTTTGCCCGCAGGCCCTCCCAGTCTTGGCGGTAACTTCCAACATGCTCCTTTTAGCGGCTTGTTATTTCTCAATTCTGGGAAAGGCTCGTATTCCCTTTCAGGGCTGCTGGAAAACAGCATTGGGGGAGGGCTAGAATGCATCGCGGGTCGGTAACTTGGCTGTGACGATTGACGGCTGGCATGCATGCGTTAAAAATAGCCCGGCAGGCTATGTTTCGCGGCGGCAATCGTCCAGGTTCCGCAACGGCCCGCTCCGGTCGCCGATAACTGCGGACGTCCGCGTCCACAGCGTTGCTTGAACGGTTGCCGGGCATTCAATGCGTTTTTTGTATTTACTCACGCTCCTTACTCTCCATATAGAAATGCTCGGTTGAGATGATCAGAATTAAGAAGGGCCTGAACCTTCCGATTTCCGGTGATCCCGTGCAGGAAGTGCAATCCGGTCCGGTGGTGCGATCTGTGGCACTGGTCGGCGATGACTACGTTGGCATGAAACCAACGATGCACGTTGAAGAAGGCGACTCGGTGAAGGTCGGGCAGGTCCTGTTCACCGATAAGAAAACCAAAGGTGTGCAATACACATCTCCAGGTTGCGGAAAAGTCGTCGCTCTCAATCGGGGTGAAAAACGGGTCTTTCAATCGCTGGTGATCGAACTCTCCGGCGACGACCAGGTGGAATTCGCCTCCTACAGCGATGGTGATATCGCTGGGCTGAGCTGCGAGCAGGTGGTCGAAAACCTAGTCGCCTCAGGGCTGTGGACGGCATTGCGGACGCGGCCGTACAGCAAAGTCCCGTCGCCCGAATCCGTTCCGCACGCGATTTTCGTCAACGCCATGGATACGAATCCGCTGGCGGCAGATCCCGTGGTCGTCCTACAAGGTCAAGAAGGGGATTTTCGTCACGGTCTGGCGATTGTGGAGAAACTGACCGATGGCAAGGTCTTTTTGAGTAAGTCCCCTGGATCAGCGATTCCGACCGATGGCGTGAGCGGCATCGAAGTGACGGAATTCCGCGGGCCGCATCCGGCTGGTCTCGTCGGCACGCACATTCACATGCTCGATCCAGTCAACCCGCAGAAAACGGTGTGGCATCTGGGCTATCAAGACGTGGCAGCCATCGGGAAATTGTTTGTGACCGGTCGATTGCCGCTGGAGCGAGTGATTTCACTGGCCGGTCCGGCGGTCAAGCAACCGCGGTTGCTGCGAACGCGATTGGGCGCCAATCTTGCGGATTTGACAGCGGGCGAGTTGGTCGACGGTGACAATCGTGTGATTTCCGGTTCGGTGCTCAATGGTCGTGCGGCGCAAGAGCCGTTTGACTATT from Symmachiella dynata encodes:
- a CDS encoding Na(+)-translocating NADH-quinone reductase subunit A, which codes for MIRIKKGLNLPISGDPVQEVQSGPVVRSVALVGDDYVGMKPTMHVEEGDSVKVGQVLFTDKKTKGVQYTSPGCGKVVALNRGEKRVFQSLVIELSGDDQVEFASYSDGDIAGLSCEQVVENLVASGLWTALRTRPYSKVPSPESVPHAIFVNAMDTNPLAADPVVVLQGQEGDFRHGLAIVEKLTDGKVFLSKSPGSAIPTDGVSGIEVTEFRGPHPAGLVGTHIHMLDPVNPQKTVWHLGYQDVAAIGKLFVTGRLPLERVISLAGPAVKQPRLLRTRLGANLADLTAGELVDGDNRVISGSVLNGRAAQEPFDYLGRFHLQVSALPEGNQREFLGWQKPGFDKFSIKNVFASAMDRSKKFAFSTSTEGSKRAMIPIGMYEEVLPLDTEPTFLLRALIVGDTDQAQALGCLELDEEDVALCTFVCPGKYDYGPILRENLTQIEKFG
- a CDS encoding peptidyl-alpha-hydroxyglycine alpha-amidating lyase family protein, with translation MSLYRSTIKAVMAFAVLACISTLAAADEPRIDFTAVLDAIEVPDDIELGKCSGVGVDKQGRIFLLHRGKRPVLSFDKTGKFLRAFGDDYVATGHGLKVDQQGHVWVTCTEQHMVYKFNGDGKLLLALGQIDKPGTGSDPPQFDQPTDVAIGPQGEIYVADGYGNSRMVKFSPEGKFLATWGQAGEQPGQFHAPHQVVVDSDGQVIVADRDNNRLQVFDGNGKFLKAYPVKTAFGVALDRDGVLFACSGDKIHQLNKSGSVVKSWGEEGSGPLEFGIGHQIAIDRAGNLYVAEVGSKRLQKLRRHSR